TATCACGCAAAATATTTTGCACAACAATATGATTAAAGCTCATGCTGTCCACCACCTAGAAATGCGAGTGTATCCATAATTTCCTGATAAAACTGCTTGCGATTATGACCACGATGAATTTCGTTATATAATTTACCATCCTTAATGAAAATAATCCGACTGGCGAAGCTTGCAACATATGGATCGTGTGTCACCATTAGAATGGCTGTATTTAATGCTGTATGAATAGAACTAAATAAGTTCATCACATCGTTTACAGCTTTGGAGTCAAGATTGCCTGTAGGCTCATCTGCCAATAATAAAGTTGGTTCATGAATAACTGCTCGTGCAATGGCTACTCGCTGTTTTTGCCCACCAGAAATTTCATAAATCCTTTTTGATAGTAGCTCTTCAATGCCAAGAAACTGAGATACATTTTTTAGGCGTTGGTTCATTTTATCGGCAGGTAAACTATCCAATGTTAATGGTAATAATATATTTTCCTTCACGGTTAATGTGTGGACAAGATTAAAATCCTGAAATACAAAGCCTAATTCTTTACGGCGAAATTTAGCAAGC
This genomic stretch from Lysinibacillus pakistanensis harbors:
- a CDS encoding ABC transporter ATP-binding protein, with translation MGNSILQVSNLQKEYIGEITYRALNGINFQLGENEFVAVMGPSGSGKTTFLNSVSTIDRPTAGEILINSRNPYTLNDDELAKFRRKELGFVFQDFNLVHTLTVKENILLPLTLDSLPADKMNQRLKNVSQFLGIEELLSKRIYEISGGQKQRVAIARAVIHEPTLLLADEPTGNLDSKAVNDVMNLFSSIHTALNTAILMVTHDPYVASFASRIIFIKDGKLYNEIHRGHNRKQFYQEIMDTLAFLGGGQHEL